A region from the Methylocystis iwaonis genome encodes:
- the fabZ gene encoding 3-hydroxyacyl-ACP dehydratase FabZ, which yields MSGTEAGATLESADILDIMRSLPHRYPFLLVDRIVDIRGDESCVGIKNVTVNEPQFTGHFPERPVMPGVLLIEAMAQTAGVIVMRANAQSERPKLVYFMTIDAAKFRKPVTPGDRVEFHMTKTAQKRNIWWYRGRALVDGALVCEAQISAMMGV from the coding sequence ATGTCAGGGACGGAAGCCGGCGCGACGCTCGAGAGCGCAGATATTCTCGACATCATGCGCAGCCTGCCCCATCGCTATCCATTTTTGCTCGTCGACCGCATCGTCGATATTCGCGGCGACGAGTCCTGCGTCGGCATCAAGAATGTCACGGTCAACGAGCCGCAATTCACGGGGCACTTCCCCGAACGGCCGGTCATGCCTGGCGTTCTGCTCATCGAGGCCATGGCGCAAACGGCTGGCGTCATCGTCATGCGCGCAAATGCGCAGAGCGAGCGGCCCAAGCTCGTCTATTTCATGACGATCGACGCAGCCAAATTCCGCAAGCCGGTGACACCCGGCGACCGCGTGGAATTCCACATGACCAAGACCGCGCAGAAGCGCAATATCTGGTGGTATCGGGGCAGGGCGCTGGTCGATGGCGCGCTTGTCTGCGAGGCGCAGATCAGCGCCATGATGGGCGTCTGA
- the lpxD gene encoding UDP-3-O-(3-hydroxymyristoyl)glucosamine N-acyltransferase — protein MSVAAFFHLSRPYTVAEIAELTGARIAEGRGFETPPALITGVAPLAAGHVGDLCFFASARYVDALETCRATACFIRPRDAHLLPARISGLIVQDPQRAMTLAASKLFPHALRPESLFRASGVSPSSIIHPQARLEPGVTVDPGAIVGPGAEIGAGSIIGPQAVIGPDVRIGRDCAIGAHVSIICSLIGDRVIIHQGARLGQDGFGFARGEKGWLKTPQLGRVIIQDDVEIGANTTIDRGATRDTIVGEGAKIDNLVQIAHNVVIGRFCAIAAQTGIAGSCEIGDYVMLGGQSALAGHITIGEGAAIAAKSGVARDVPPGARFGGAPARPLRRFLRAEALLDKTARRDKPDKAI, from the coding sequence ATGAGCGTTGCGGCCTTTTTCCATCTCTCACGCCCTTACACGGTCGCTGAAATTGCCGAGCTGACTGGGGCCCGCATCGCCGAGGGCCGCGGTTTCGAGACCCCGCCCGCGCTCATCACCGGGGTTGCGCCGCTTGCGGCGGGCCATGTCGGCGATCTGTGTTTCTTTGCCTCTGCGCGCTACGTCGACGCGCTCGAAACCTGCCGCGCGACGGCATGTTTCATTCGACCGCGGGACGCGCATCTTCTGCCCGCGCGCATAAGCGGGCTGATTGTCCAAGACCCTCAGCGCGCCATGACGCTCGCCGCGTCGAAGCTCTTCCCCCACGCCTTGCGGCCCGAGTCGCTGTTTCGCGCGAGCGGCGTTTCCCCGAGCTCGATCATCCATCCGCAGGCGCGGCTGGAGCCCGGCGTGACGGTCGATCCCGGCGCCATCGTCGGGCCGGGCGCCGAGATCGGCGCAGGCTCCATCATCGGCCCGCAGGCCGTTATCGGCCCGGACGTGCGCATCGGCCGCGATTGCGCCATCGGCGCGCATGTCAGCATCATCTGCTCGCTGATCGGCGATCGGGTCATCATTCACCAGGGCGCGCGTCTCGGCCAGGACGGCTTCGGCTTCGCGCGGGGCGAGAAGGGCTGGCTCAAGACCCCGCAACTCGGCCGCGTCATCATTCAGGACGACGTCGAGATCGGCGCCAATACGACGATCGATCGCGGCGCCACGCGCGATACGATTGTCGGCGAGGGCGCCAAGATCGATAATCTCGTGCAGATCGCGCACAATGTCGTGATCGGCCGATTCTGCGCCATTGCCGCGCAGACGGGCATCGCCGGCTCCTGCGAGATCGGCGATTACGTCATGCTTGGCGGTCAGTCGGCGCTCGCCGGCCACATTACGATCGGGGAGGGCGCCGCCATCGCGGCAAAGTCCGGCGTAGCGCGCGACGTGCCGCCGGGCGCGCGCTTCGGCGGCGCCCCCGCGCGGCCCCTGCGGCGTTTTCTCCGAGCCGAAGCGCTGCTCGATAAGACGGCCCGACGCGACAAGCCCGACAAGGCGATATAA
- the bamA gene encoding outer membrane protein assembly factor BamA: MQSTGGIWKSSSLLMAALAALLLFSAPASADIVVQGNARTDAETIRSYFTGSSPEEVEKGLEALRQSGRFATVSASRKGGTVIIRVTEGNQVNRVVIEGNSKVKTENLQPELRTKARGAFSPQVAEADVARLTEIYRRAGRAAAKVSYRTVELPNGRIDVVFTVVEGDKTGVKEIRFVGNNVYSTRRLVGMMETTEMNFLSFLKTSDVYDPDRIASDLELVRRFYLKNGYADFRVISSDAQYDPALQGYVINIVVEEGPQYRVSSVGVESHLPDIDGEALNGVLRLSPGDVYNGDAVEKTVEALTREVAKKGYAFTQARPRGERNPAAQTVAIRFVLDEGPRVYIERINIHGNTRTRDYVIRREFDIGEGDAYNRVLIDRAERRLNGLGYFKKVKITNEPGSSPDRVVLNVDVEDQPTGNFGVSGGYSTNQGFLAEVSVSESNFMGRGQAVRLSVQAGQIARGVNFSFTEPYFLDQRISAGFDVFARRQDAYNYSIYASTSIGGTLRLGVPITDELSFSPRYSIYQTTISIPNTIARPYNDCSVPTAITPGYSVFFPSWQGYPNLFYNCQSNGEASLAIKESQGTIVTSSIGYSLNYNTIDDFRNPHNGWMATFSQDAAGLGGYSRYLRTTGDVRYFHEIPYLDDVVGIARLQGGNLLPFGGYTPRIQDNFNLGPSLVRGFAPGGIGPRDSNIFTTYNARYGNSLGGSDYVGGSLEVQFPLWGLPKDLGLRGALFADAGSLWNFEGRTNYSNNLPTIPGVTCLAAYTAAAGFGQGTCVVPNSNAFRLRSSVGASVLWNSPMGPIRFDYAVITSKANADITQNFRFSGGTNF; encoded by the coding sequence ATGCAATCCACTGGCGGCATTTGGAAATCTTCGTCACTTCTTATGGCCGCGCTTGCGGCGCTTCTCCTCTTTTCCGCGCCGGCGTCGGCGGACATTGTGGTGCAGGGCAACGCCCGCACCGACGCCGAGACGATTCGCTCTTATTTCACGGGCTCGAGCCCCGAAGAGGTCGAAAAAGGGCTCGAGGCGCTTCGCCAGAGCGGGCGCTTCGCGACTGTTTCCGCAAGCCGCAAGGGCGGCACTGTCATCATCCGCGTGACCGAAGGCAATCAGGTCAACCGCGTGGTCATCGAGGGCAACAGCAAGGTCAAGACCGAGAACCTGCAGCCCGAACTGCGCACCAAGGCGCGCGGCGCCTTCAGCCCGCAGGTCGCGGAGGCCGACGTCGCCCGCCTGACCGAGATCTATCGCCGCGCCGGCCGCGCCGCCGCCAAGGTTTCCTATCGCACGGTCGAGCTGCCGAATGGCCGCATCGACGTCGTGTTCACGGTCGTCGAGGGCGACAAGACCGGCGTCAAGGAGATCCGTTTCGTCGGCAATAACGTCTATTCGACGCGCCGCCTCGTCGGGATGATGGAAACGACGGAGATGAATTTCCTCTCCTTCCTGAAGACCAGCGACGTCTACGATCCCGACCGCATCGCTTCCGACCTCGAGCTCGTTCGCCGTTTCTACCTCAAGAACGGCTACGCCGATTTCCGCGTCATCAGCTCTGATGCCCAATACGACCCCGCGCTGCAGGGCTACGTCATCAACATCGTCGTCGAAGAAGGTCCGCAGTATCGGGTCTCTTCCGTCGGCGTCGAATCGCATCTTCCCGATATCGACGGCGAGGCGCTGAACGGCGTGCTGCGGCTCTCGCCCGGCGACGTCTACAATGGCGACGCCGTCGAGAAGACAGTCGAGGCGCTGACCCGCGAAGTCGCCAAGAAGGGCTACGCCTTCACGCAGGCCCGTCCGCGCGGCGAACGCAATCCCGCCGCGCAGACCGTCGCGATTCGCTTCGTTCTCGATGAAGGCCCGCGCGTCTACATCGAGCGCATCAATATTCACGGCAACACCCGCACCCGCGACTATGTCATCCGCCGCGAGTTCGATATCGGCGAGGGCGACGCCTATAACCGCGTCCTGATCGATCGCGCCGAGCGCCGCCTGAACGGCCTCGGCTACTTCAAGAAGGTCAAGATCACCAATGAGCCGGGCTCGTCGCCTGACCGCGTGGTGTTGAACGTCGACGTCGAGGATCAACCGACGGGCAATTTCGGCGTCTCCGGCGGCTATTCGACGAACCAGGGCTTCCTGGCCGAGGTTTCGGTTTCCGAGAGCAACTTCATGGGCCGTGGTCAGGCCGTTCGTCTGTCGGTGCAGGCGGGCCAGATCGCGCGCGGCGTGAACTTCAGCTTCACGGAGCCCTATTTCCTCGATCAGCGCATCTCGGCGGGCTTCGACGTCTTCGCTCGCCGGCAGGACGCCTATAACTACTCGATCTACGCCTCGACCTCGATCGGCGGCACGCTGCGCCTCGGCGTGCCGATCACGGACGAGCTCAGCTTCTCGCCGCGTTACTCGATCTATCAGACGACGATCTCGATCCCGAATACGATCGCTCGGCCTTACAACGACTGTTCGGTGCCGACCGCGATCACGCCTGGCTATTCGGTCTTCTTCCCGAGCTGGCAGGGCTATCCGAATCTCTTCTACAACTGCCAATCGAATGGCGAGGCGTCGCTGGCGATCAAGGAATCGCAGGGCACGATCGTGACGTCGTCGATCGGCTATTCGCTGAACTACAATACGATCGACGACTTCCGGAACCCGCATAACGGCTGGATGGCGACTTTCAGCCAGGACGCGGCGGGACTGGGCGGCTATTCTCGCTACCTCCGCACGACCGGCGACGTCCGCTACTTCCACGAGATTCCCTATCTCGACGACGTGGTCGGCATCGCGCGTCTGCAAGGCGGCAATCTGTTGCCCTTCGGCGGCTATACGCCCCGCATTCAGGATAACTTCAACCTTGGTCCGAGCCTCGTTCGCGGCTTTGCGCCCGGCGGCATCGGCCCGCGCGACTCGAATATCTTCACCACCTACAATGCGCGTTACGGCAACTCGCTCGGCGGCTCCGACTATGTCGGCGGCTCGCTCGAAGTGCAGTTCCCGCTTTGGGGTCTGCCGAAGGATCTGGGCCTCAGAGGCGCGCTCTTCGCCGACGCGGGCAGCCTTTGGAACTTCGAGGGCCGCACCAACTACAGCAATAATCTCCCGACGATTCCGGGCGTGACCTGTCTGGCGGCCTATACGGCGGCGGCCGGGTTCGGCCAGGGAACCTGCGTGGTGCCGAATTCGAACGCCTTCCGCCTTCGCTCTTCGGTCGGCGCCTCTGTGCTGTGGAACTCGCCGATGGGTCCGATCCGCTTCGATTACGCGGTCATCACCTCGAAGGCGAACGCCGACATCACGCAGAACTTCCGCTTCTCGGGCGGCACCAACTTCTAA
- the rseP gene encoding RIP metalloprotease RseP codes for MLDLLTTFATYVIPFVFILTIVVFVHEFGHFIVGRWCGVQVDAFSIGFGPELWARTDRYGTRWRIAAIPLGGYVKFHGDANGASLPDPDAVEAMPAAERDVTFAAQTVWKRAAIVFAGPFANFVLAIAIFAGIFNFYGRTILAPRVGSVVEGGAGAAAGFLPGDLVLSIDGAPIDAFSKMQEMVSVSADSKLVFVVRRAGQDVTILATPAWREVESPAGKMRIGMLGLKASTQASDVREERYGPLESVRLAFSETWQVVYRTGSYLGGLVSGRESADQLSGPIGIAQISGKMAQAATKVGLAPFLNLIAILSVSIGLLNLMPVPMLDGGHLLFFSIEAIRGQALNERAQEFAFRVGLAMVGVLMIFSTYNDIARLIHRFAGAS; via the coding sequence GTGCTGGACCTGTTGACGACTTTTGCGACCTACGTCATCCCCTTCGTGTTCATCTTGACCATCGTGGTCTTTGTCCACGAATTCGGCCACTTCATCGTCGGCCGCTGGTGCGGGGTCCAGGTAGACGCCTTTTCGATTGGCTTTGGTCCCGAGCTTTGGGCCAGGACGGACCGCTATGGCACGCGGTGGCGCATCGCCGCCATTCCGCTAGGCGGCTATGTGAAATTCCATGGCGACGCCAATGGCGCGAGCCTGCCGGACCCCGACGCCGTCGAGGCGATGCCGGCGGCCGAGCGCGACGTCACTTTCGCGGCGCAGACGGTCTGGAAACGGGCCGCCATCGTCTTTGCCGGGCCGTTCGCCAATTTTGTCCTCGCCATCGCGATTTTTGCAGGCATCTTCAACTTTTACGGCCGCACGATCCTGGCGCCGCGCGTCGGCTCGGTCGTCGAGGGCGGGGCGGGGGCGGCCGCCGGCTTTCTGCCGGGGGATCTCGTCCTGTCGATCGACGGCGCGCCGATCGACGCATTCTCGAAAATGCAGGAAATGGTTTCGGTTTCCGCCGACTCCAAGCTTGTCTTCGTGGTGCGCCGCGCCGGGCAGGACGTGACGATCCTGGCGACGCCCGCCTGGCGCGAGGTCGAGAGCCCCGCTGGAAAGATGCGAATCGGCATGCTCGGGCTCAAGGCGTCGACCCAGGCCAGCGACGTGCGGGAGGAGCGCTATGGGCCGCTCGAGTCGGTCAGGCTGGCGTTCAGCGAGACCTGGCAGGTGGTGTATCGCACCGGCTCCTATCTCGGCGGCCTCGTCAGCGGCCGCGAAAGCGCCGATCAGCTCTCGGGTCCCATCGGAATTGCGCAGATTTCGGGCAAGATGGCGCAGGCGGCGACCAAGGTCGGCCTCGCGCCCTTCCTCAATCTGATCGCCATCCTGTCCGTATCGATCGGTCTTCTGAATCTGATGCCGGTTCCGATGCTCGACGGCGGCCATCTGCTGTTCTTCTCCATCGAGGCCATCCGTGGCCAGGCGTTGAACGAGCGGGCGCAAGAGTTCGCTTTCCGGGTCGGGCTCGCCATGGTCGGGGTGTTGATGATCTTCTCGACCTACAACGACATCGCGCGGCTCATCCACCGCTTCGCTGGCGCGTCCTGA
- the dxr gene encoding 1-deoxy-D-xylulose-5-phosphate reductoisomerase, protein MGLKNGHANGGARAPRRIVLLGATGSVGRSTVDLLERDPDGFSVTAVAGGRDAKALADVARRTKAEFAAIRDENAYAELKDALAGTNTQVAAGRDAVIEAAVREADLVVSAIVGAAGVEPTHAALSLGRDVALANKECLVCAGAPFMRTAKKMEAMLLPVDSEHNAIFQALGGEDPSRIERMIVTASGGPFRTWSKERIASATVEEALNHPNWAMGPKITVDSAGMMNKGLELIEAHHLFGVPAEKLEVVVHPQSIVHGLVAFSDGSVTAGMAPPDMRVPIAHCLAYPERLTTPAHRLDFAKIATLTFEAPDFERFPALRLALDALAHGGGLTNVLNAANEIAVEAFLGGRISFVGIVRHVAEACETALREGYARAPENVEEALGVDHIVRERSRAVLAVDAPSGILTLQ, encoded by the coding sequence ATGGGTTTGAAGAACGGACATGCAAACGGGGGCGCCCGGGCGCCGCGCCGTATCGTCCTGCTCGGCGCAACGGGCTCGGTCGGCCGCTCGACGGTCGATCTCCTGGAACGCGATCCGGATGGGTTTTCGGTCACCGCCGTCGCCGGCGGGCGCGACGCCAAGGCGCTTGCCGACGTCGCCCGCCGCACCAAGGCGGAATTTGCGGCGATTCGCGATGAAAACGCCTATGCGGAGCTGAAGGACGCGCTCGCGGGCACGAATACGCAGGTGGCGGCCGGCCGCGACGCCGTGATCGAGGCCGCGGTGCGCGAGGCCGATCTCGTCGTATCGGCCATCGTCGGCGCCGCGGGGGTCGAGCCGACGCACGCCGCGCTGTCTCTTGGCCGCGACGTCGCGCTCGCCAACAAGGAATGCCTCGTCTGCGCCGGCGCGCCTTTCATGCGCACCGCCAAAAAGATGGAGGCGATGCTCCTTCCGGTCGACAGCGAGCACAACGCCATCTTCCAGGCGCTGGGCGGCGAGGACCCGTCGCGAATCGAACGCATGATCGTCACCGCCTCGGGCGGCCCGTTCCGCACCTGGAGCAAGGAGCGCATCGCCAGCGCGACGGTCGAGGAGGCCCTCAACCATCCGAACTGGGCGATGGGCCCCAAGATCACGGTCGACTCGGCAGGAATGATGAACAAGGGCCTCGAGCTGATCGAGGCGCACCATCTTTTCGGCGTGCCGGCGGAAAAGCTCGAGGTTGTCGTACACCCTCAGTCGATCGTGCACGGGCTCGTGGCGTTCTCGGACGGCTCCGTCACCGCCGGCATGGCGCCGCCGGATATGCGCGTGCCGATCGCCCATTGTCTGGCCTATCCCGAGCGCCTCACCACGCCGGCGCATCGGCTCGACTTCGCGAAAATCGCGACCCTCACATTCGAAGCGCCCGATTTCGAGCGGTTCCCCGCGCTCAGGCTGGCGCTCGACGCTCTGGCGCATGGCGGCGGCTTGACCAATGTGCTCAACGCGGCGAATGAGATCGCGGTCGAGGCTTTCCTCGGCGGCCGCATTTCTTTTGTGGGAATCGTCCGCCACGTGGCGGAGGCCTGCGAGACGGCGCTGCGCGAAGGCTATGCTCGCGCTCCTGAAAATGTGGAGGAAGCGCTGGGCGTTGACCATATTGTCAGAGAAAGGTCGCGGGCGGTCTTGGCCGTCGATGCGCCTTCGGGCATTTTAACGCTTCAGTAA
- a CDS encoding phosphatidate cytidylyltransferase — MTGPLSKEKSGGFADLGPRVASAVVLVAAAVATLYFGGAIFAAFWLVAAFAVNWEWQGLIGGERRVARVAAGGVATAAAAAFGRNGLAGYAALDILFFAATAAVLAGPARRAWAAGGVVYAGALAFSVCWVRESFDLGILAIAFLFAIVWGTDIFAYFGGRLIGGPKLWPRVSAGKTWSGTITGVVSGALLGLATAYLGGGPALASVQVFLVGLAAAGISQMGDLFESSVKRRFGVKDSSQLIPGHGGVMDRLDGFIFACVFAAAIGLVRGDPSAAANLFFW, encoded by the coding sequence ATGACCGGCCCGCTGTCCAAGGAAAAAAGCGGCGGCTTCGCCGACCTCGGGCCACGCGTCGCTTCTGCGGTTGTGCTCGTCGCGGCGGCGGTGGCGACGCTCTATTTCGGGGGCGCTATTTTCGCCGCTTTCTGGCTCGTGGCGGCATTTGCCGTGAACTGGGAGTGGCAGGGGCTGATCGGCGGCGAGCGTCGCGTCGCAAGGGTCGCCGCCGGCGGCGTGGCGACGGCGGCGGCGGCTGCTTTCGGGCGGAACGGGCTCGCTGGCTATGCGGCTCTGGATATCCTCTTTTTTGCAGCGACCGCCGCCGTTTTGGCCGGCCCGGCGCGGCGGGCCTGGGCGGCCGGGGGCGTCGTCTATGCCGGGGCGCTGGCCTTTTCGGTCTGCTGGGTGCGGGAATCATTCGACTTGGGAATTCTAGCGATCGCCTTCCTCTTCGCAATCGTGTGGGGAACCGACATTTTCGCTTATTTCGGCGGGCGGCTGATCGGCGGTCCCAAGCTTTGGCCTCGCGTGTCCGCCGGGAAAACCTGGTCGGGCACGATCACCGGCGTCGTCAGCGGCGCCTTGCTCGGCCTTGCGACCGCCTATCTCGGCGGCGGCCCGGCGCTTGCTAGCGTTCAGGTGTTTCTGGTCGGACTGGCGGCGGCCGGCATCTCACAAATGGGAGATCTGTTCGAATCCTCCGTGAAGCGCCGCTTCGGCGTCAAGGATTCGAGCCAGCTCATTCCCGGTCATGGCGGCGTGATGGACCGTCTGGATGGTTTCATTTTCGCCTGCGTTTTCGCGGCGGCGATCGGCTTGGTCCGGGGCGATCCCTCGGCGGCGGCCAACCTCTTTTTCTGGTGA
- a CDS encoding isoprenyl transferase, with amino-acid sequence MAEGDFLEMATTTLGITIVPRHVALIMDGNGRWAAARGLPRFEGHRRGVEALRRAVRAAIELRISYLTVYSFSAENWSRPREEVQSLLGLLHRFIRNDLSELHDNNVRVRVIGAREDLAPEILALLKEAEQVTAANTGLTLVVAFNYGARQEIAAAARALAEMVAEGRLAPHEIDADAISARLDTADIPDPDLIIRTSGEQRLSNFLLWQAAYAEFVFLPILWPDFDQAALVSALEEYAHRERRFGRVESPRSAKTAS; translated from the coding sequence ATGGCGGAAGGCGATTTTTTGGAGATGGCGACGACCACGCTCGGCATAACGATTGTCCCGCGCCACGTCGCGCTCATTATGGACGGTAATGGCCGCTGGGCGGCGGCCCGTGGCCTGCCGCGCTTCGAGGGCCATCGTCGCGGCGTCGAGGCGCTTCGTCGTGCCGTTAGGGCTGCGATCGAGCTCCGTATCTCCTATCTCACGGTCTATTCCTTTTCGGCGGAGAACTGGTCGCGCCCGCGTGAAGAGGTGCAGAGCCTGCTCGGATTGCTGCATCGGTTCATTCGCAACGACCTGTCTGAGCTGCACGACAACAACGTGCGGGTGCGCGTCATCGGCGCGCGCGAGGATCTCGCGCCGGAGATTCTGGCCCTGCTCAAGGAGGCGGAGCAGGTGACGGCGGCCAACACCGGGCTGACGCTCGTCGTGGCCTTCAATTACGGCGCACGGCAGGAGATCGCGGCGGCGGCGCGCGCGCTGGCCGAGATGGTGGCGGAGGGGCGGCTTGCGCCGCATGAAATCGACGCCGACGCCATCTCCGCGCGCCTCGACACCGCCGACATACCGGACCCGGATCTGATCATCCGCACCTCCGGCGAACAGCGGCTCTCGAATTTCCTTTTGTGGCAGGCGGCCTACGCCGAATTCGTATTCCTGCCGATCCTGTGGCCCGATTTCGATCAGGCCGCTTTGGTCTCCGCTTTGGAGGAATACGCTCATCGGGAGCGCCGGTTTGGCCGGGTCGAGTCGCCGCGTAGCGCCAAGACGGCGTCATGA
- the frr gene encoding ribosome recycling factor, which produces MTDKFDLADLKRRMQGAIATLKHEFGGLRTGRAAASLLDPVHVDAYGQISPLNQVATVSVPEPRMLAVQVWDKALVIAVDKAIREANLGLQPTVEGQILRIRMPELNEQRRKELVKVAHKYAEEARVAVRHVRRDGIDMLKRLLKDHAIPEDDGKRHETEVQKATDEAVKEIDAALAAKEKEIMQV; this is translated from the coding sequence ATGACGGATAAATTCGATCTGGCGGATTTGAAGCGCCGCATGCAGGGCGCGATCGCAACTCTGAAACATGAGTTCGGCGGCCTGCGGACCGGCCGCGCCGCCGCGAGCCTGCTCGACCCCGTGCATGTCGACGCCTATGGGCAGATTTCGCCGCTCAATCAGGTGGCGACCGTCAGCGTGCCGGAGCCGCGCATGCTCGCCGTCCAGGTGTGGGACAAGGCGCTGGTCATCGCCGTCGACAAGGCGATTCGCGAAGCCAATCTCGGTCTGCAGCCGACCGTCGAGGGGCAGATTCTGCGCATCCGCATGCCGGAGCTCAACGAACAGCGCCGTAAGGAGCTGGTGAAGGTCGCCCATAAATATGCGGAAGAGGCCCGCGTCGCGGTGCGCCATGTCCGGCGCGACGGCATCGACATGCTGAAGCGGTTGTTGAAGGATCACGCCATTCCCGAGGATGACGGCAAGCGGCACGAAACCGAGGTGCAGAAGGCGACCGACGAGGCGGTGAAGGAAATCGACGCGGCCCTGGCCGCCAAGGAAAAGGAAATTATGCAGGTCTAA
- the pyrH gene encoding UMP kinase: MSDHASKRYKRVVVKLSGEALQGSLPYGLDATTLERIAKDLATASENGHEVAVVVGGGNFFRGIKGADTGIERARADSIGMLATVMNGLALEQAIEMQGRPARCLSSVPMPSLCESFSRRAALHHLAKGRVMIAAGGTGNPFFTTDTGAVLRAAELSADAVLKATQVDGVYTADPKRDPAAKRYERLTHDEAIAQNLAVMDTAAFALARENRIPIIVFSIGEPGAIASVLAGGGRSTLVAP, translated from the coding sequence ATGTCCGACCACGCCTCGAAGCGATATAAACGCGTGGTCGTGAAGCTTTCCGGCGAGGCGCTGCAAGGATCGCTGCCTTATGGCCTCGATGCGACGACGCTGGAGCGCATCGCCAAGGACCTGGCCACGGCCTCCGAGAACGGCCACGAGGTCGCGGTGGTCGTCGGCGGCGGCAATTTCTTCCGCGGCATCAAGGGCGCCGATACGGGCATCGAGCGGGCGCGCGCCGATTCGATCGGCATGCTCGCGACCGTCATGAACGGGCTGGCGCTCGAGCAGGCGATCGAAATGCAGGGGCGCCCGGCCCGCTGCCTCTCCTCCGTGCCGATGCCCTCGCTGTGCGAATCCTTCTCGCGCCGCGCGGCGCTGCATCATCTCGCCAAGGGAAGGGTGATGATCGCGGCCGGCGGCACCGGCAATCCCTTCTTCACGACCGACACGGGCGCCGTGCTGCGCGCGGCCGAGCTTTCGGCCGACGCAGTGCTGAAGGCGACCCAGGTCGACGGCGTCTACACCGCCGACCCCAAGCGCGATCCCGCCGCCAAGCGTTACGAGCGCTTGACCCATGACGAGGCCATCGCCCAAAATCTCGCCGTCATGGACACGGCCGCCTTCGCGCTGGCGCGGGAAAATCGAATTCCGATCATCGTCTTTTCGATCGGCGAACCCGGCGCGATCGCCTCGGTGCTGGCCGGGGGCGGGCGTTCGACTCTCGTCGCGCCATAA